A genomic window from Tolypothrix sp. PCC 7910 includes:
- a CDS encoding creatininase family protein yields MHSFIPPERFFPYLSWTDIEAMSDKENVVIIQPVGAIEQHGPHLPLIVDAAIGMGVLGKALAKLESDIPAYALPSLYYGKSNEHWHFPGTITLSTETLTATIMELGDSIYRAGFRKLVLMNSHGGQPQVMQMAARDLHVKYGDFSVFPLFTWRVPHITKELLTPTEAAQGMHAGDAETSIMLALLPEQVKLDKAVAEYPPAQPEDSLLSWEGKLPVAWVTKDISKSGVIGDATTATKEKGDRILESVSDGWVQVIREIYHFRPPQS; encoded by the coding sequence ATGCATAGTTTTATTCCCCCGGAACGGTTTTTTCCCTACCTCAGTTGGACTGACATTGAGGCGATGTCAGATAAGGAAAATGTGGTGATTATTCAACCAGTAGGGGCAATTGAACAACATGGCCCTCATTTACCTTTAATTGTAGATGCTGCGATTGGTATGGGAGTGCTGGGAAAGGCGCTAGCAAAGCTGGAGTCTGATATTCCTGCCTATGCTTTGCCTAGTCTGTATTACGGTAAATCTAATGAACACTGGCACTTTCCGGGGACAATTACCCTGAGTACGGAAACGCTGACAGCTACAATTATGGAATTAGGTGACAGTATTTACCGTGCTGGGTTTAGAAAATTAGTGTTGATGAACTCCCACGGGGGACAGCCGCAAGTAATGCAAATGGCGGCGCGGGATTTACACGTGAAGTATGGAGACTTTTCGGTGTTTCCGTTGTTTACTTGGCGTGTGCCTCATATTACTAAAGAATTACTGACTCCAACGGAAGCAGCGCAAGGTATGCACGCTGGAGATGCTGAAACTAGCATAATGTTGGCACTTTTACCAGAACAGGTGAAGCTTGATAAAGCCGTTGCTGAGTATCCCCCAGCACAGCCAGAAGATAGCTTGCTGAGTTGGGAAGGTAAGTTACCTGTGGCTTGGGTAACGAAAGATATCAGTAAAAGTGGTGTGATTGGTGATGCGACAACAGCAACTAAAGAAAAAGGCGATCGCATTCTCGAATCTGTTTCTGATGGTTGGGTGCAAGTTATTCGCGAGATTTATCACTTTCGTCCACCCCAGAGTTAA
- a CDS encoding helix-turn-helix transcriptional regulator gives MRFLYHPDRKDISLAGVLYALGDPVRLEIVRVLATQGNQCCAGFDFAIAKSTMSNHFKILRESGVVLTHKEGTQHINSLRREDLEALFPGLLDAVLRSAQPLNICTSANKQTASKVS, from the coding sequence ATGAGATTTTTGTATCATCCAGATAGAAAAGATATTTCGTTAGCGGGGGTGTTATACGCATTGGGCGATCCAGTGCGGCTAGAGATTGTGCGGGTATTAGCAACCCAGGGAAATCAGTGTTGTGCGGGGTTTGACTTTGCGATCGCCAAATCGACAATGTCAAATCACTTCAAAATTTTACGGGAGTCGGGAGTTGTATTAACTCATAAAGAAGGAACGCAGCACATTAACAGCTTGCGACGTGAGGATTTAGAAGCCTTGTTTCCGGGATTATTAGATGCAGTCTTGCGATCGGCTCAACCCTTAAATATTTGCACCTCAGCCAATAAGCAAACAGCCTCAAAAGTCTCCTAG
- the trxA gene encoding thioredoxin gives MSSVTNVTEATFKQEVLESQVPVLVDFWAPWCGPCRMVAPVVDELATEYDGQVKVVKLNTDQNPTVASHYGIRSIPTLMVFKAGRQVDTVVGAVPKTTLTKTLSQHISQS, from the coding sequence ATGTCATCCGTTACAAATGTCACGGAAGCTACCTTTAAGCAAGAAGTCCTGGAAAGCCAAGTTCCGGTGTTAGTTGACTTTTGGGCACCTTGGTGTGGGCCTTGCAGAATGGTTGCTCCCGTTGTAGACGAGTTAGCTACCGAATACGACGGACAGGTGAAAGTGGTGAAACTGAACACAGATCAAAATCCCACCGTCGCCAGCCATTACGGAATTCGTAGTATACCTACACTCATGGTATTCAAGGCAGGCCGACAAGTCGATACGGTCGTTGGTGCCGTACCCAAAACCACTTTAACCAAGACTCTATCACAGCATATTTCCCAAAGTTAA
- a CDS encoding MFS transporter encodes MSLISYLARRSVHYGWFVAGLTFLALLVAAGIRSAPGVLIVPLEHEFGWSRATISLAISLNLVLYGLIGPFAAAFMERIGVRRTMVLALTAIAIGVGLTTFMSASWQLVLLWGIIVGSGSGAIALVLGAVVVNRWFSERRGLVLGVLTASTATGQLIFLPILASLVERFGWRAASLSLAGIALVITPAIALFMRDRPAEIGLRPFGDRSNTEEVLPPKVNSIASTLRKLWQGAKSLDFWLLFGSFFICGASTNGLIGTHLIPACIDHGIPEVKAAGLLAIMGIFDFCGTTISGWLSDKYNNRYLLCWYYGLRGLSLIFLPFSFNFSFYGLSVFAVFYGLDWIATVPPTVRLVSNIFGKENVGVMFGWIVAGHQLGAATAAFGAGVLRTLLGSYFHAFILSGVLCLIAAVLVLRIGQHPTKNNSVLLMENMN; translated from the coding sequence ATGTCTTTAATCTCATACTTAGCGCGTCGTTCGGTGCACTATGGCTGGTTTGTTGCGGGTTTAACATTTTTAGCTTTGTTAGTAGCCGCAGGAATTCGTTCTGCACCAGGAGTTTTGATCGTACCTTTGGAGCATGAATTTGGCTGGAGTAGAGCTACTATATCTTTGGCGATTTCTCTCAACTTAGTACTCTATGGACTGATTGGCCCTTTTGCTGCCGCATTTATGGAGCGTATAGGGGTTCGCAGGACAATGGTATTGGCACTAACTGCGATCGCCATCGGTGTTGGCTTAACCACTTTTATGTCAGCCTCGTGGCAATTAGTTTTGCTGTGGGGAATTATTGTTGGTAGTGGTAGCGGTGCGATCGCATTAGTCTTGGGTGCTGTTGTTGTCAATCGCTGGTTTTCGGAACGGCGAGGTTTGGTTTTGGGGGTTCTCACAGCCAGCACAGCCACAGGACAACTGATATTTCTGCCAATCTTAGCCTCTTTAGTAGAGCGTTTTGGGTGGCGAGCTGCATCTCTTAGCCTAGCTGGGATTGCACTTGTAATTACACCTGCGATCGCCTTATTCATGCGCGATCGCCCGGCGGAAATTGGCTTGCGACCATTTGGCGATCGCAGCAATACTGAGGAAGTATTACCACCAAAGGTTAATTCCATTGCTTCCACTCTCCGCAAACTCTGGCAAGGTGCAAAATCACTCGACTTTTGGCTGTTATTTGGTAGTTTTTTTATCTGTGGTGCTAGCACCAATGGACTCATTGGCACCCATTTAATACCAGCTTGTATTGATCATGGTATCCCTGAAGTTAAAGCTGCGGGACTATTGGCGATTATGGGGATTTTTGACTTTTGCGGGACAACTATCTCCGGTTGGTTGTCTGATAAATATAATAATCGCTACTTACTTTGCTGGTACTACGGTTTACGTGGCCTATCTCTAATTTTCCTGCCATTTAGTTTTAACTTTTCATTCTACGGACTTTCAGTCTTTGCAGTCTTTTACGGACTCGATTGGATTGCTACCGTTCCCCCAACTGTGCGTCTTGTAAGCAATATCTTTGGGAAAGAGAATGTTGGTGTGATGTTCGGTTGGATTGTAGCGGGACATCAACTCGGTGCAGCTACAGCCGCCTTTGGTGCAGGAGTGCTGAGAACTTTATTAGGTAGCTATTTTCACGCCTTTATTCTGTCAGGTGTTCTCTGTTTAATAGCCGCAGTTCTAGTACTGCGAATTGGACAACATCCTACTAAAAATAATTCAGTGTTGCTGATGGAAAATATGAATTAG